From a region of the Lactuca sativa cultivar Salinas chromosome 4, Lsat_Salinas_v11, whole genome shotgun sequence genome:
- the LOC111892403 gene encoding ADP-ribosylation factor GTPase-activating protein AGD5 isoform X3, with protein MQCSGVHRSLGVHISKVRSATLDTWLPDQIAFIQSMGNKKSNSFWEAELPPKYDRVGIENFIRAKYVDKRWISRDQKVETHLSIIRKENVPLYKPGTTTKAIVLFPEPKQTPQLYNLNKTTPPLPSSTVVDQQVIIQPKQIEPEFKPEESKAIVVVPDQKVNNDYNATDLFDIPPVDANGFKPSSSNEDPQAKTQTLDNDAKKSSNKVKSEFEDLFDGLDWVAQEPCTQVKNDTMKLFEKSTTIQPLPVPQQQYKVMGNHQNGTNGFHRLPNQQIGNIKSSQPIGNPGFYTTSSMYGGSRVVPSTKTLGGSRPSTTSAGQLSLPTQLGGDYDFSSLTQGMFGKR; from the exons atgCAATGCTCTGGAGTTCATAGAAGTCTTGGAGTACACATATCAAAG gtGAGATCTGCTACACTTGATACATGGCTACCAGATCAGATCGCATTTATACAGA GTATGGGAAATAAGAAATCAAATAGCTTTTGGGAAGCCGAGTTGCCTCCTAAATACGATAGAGTTGGGATTGAAAATTTCATTCGTGCAAA GTATGTAGACAAGAGATGGATTTCTCGAGATCAGAAAGTTGAAACTCATTTGAGTATAATACGAAAAGAGAATGTTCCACTTTATAAACCCGGGACCACAACTAAGGCCATCGTTCTTTTCCCTGAGCCAAAACAGACCCCTCAACTTTACAATTTGAACAAAACAACACCTCCTCTTCCTTCTTCTACAGTTGTTGACCAACAG GTCATTATACAACCAAAACAAATCGAACCCGAGTTTAAACCAGAGGAAAGTAAAGCTATTGTGGTTGTACCAGATCAAAAGGTTAATAATGACTATAATGCCACTGATCTTTTTGATATTCCCCCTGTCGATGCAAATGGCTTCAAACCTTCTTCTAGCAATGAGGATCCACAAGCAAAAACCCAAA CGTTAGACAATGATGCGAAGAAATCAAGTAACAAAGTGAAGTCCGAATTTGAGGATCTTTTTGATGGATTAGATTGGGTTGCCCAAGAACCTTGTACACAAGTAAAAAACGACACCATGAAACTTTTCGAAAAG TCAACTACAATACAACCGCTTCCGGTCCCGCAACAACAATATAAGGTGATGGGTAATCATCAAAATGGCACCAACGGTTTCCACCGTCTTCCAAATCAG CAAATCGGAAACATCAAATCTTCACAACCTATCGGGAATCCCGGTTTTTACACAACATCGAG TATGTATGGTGGAAGTCGAGTTGTCCCGAGTACAAAAACTTTAGGAGGAAGTAGACCGTCCACGACATCCGCGGGACAGCTAAGCCTTCCGACTCAATTAGGAGGTGATTACGACTTCTCGTCGTTAACACAAGGGATGTTTGGAAAACGATGa
- the LOC111892403 gene encoding ADP-ribosylation factor GTPase-activating protein AGD5 isoform X2, with translation MGPRWASVNLGIFICMQCSGVHRSLGVHISKVRSATLDTWLPDQIAFIQSMGNKKSNSFWEAELPPKYDRVGIENFIRAKYVDKRWISRDQKVETHLSIIRKENVPLYKPGTTTKAIVLFPEPKQTPQLYNLNKTTPPLPSSTVVDQQVIIQPKQIEPEFKPEESKAIVVVPDQKVNNDYNATDLFDIPPVDANGFKPSSSNEDPQAKTQTLDNDAKKSSNKVKSEFEDLFDGLDWVAQEPCTQVKNDTMKLFEKSTTIQPLPVPQQQYKVMGNHQNGTNGFHRLPNQQIGNIKSSQPIGNPGFYTTSSMYGGSRVVPSTKTLGGSRPSTTSAGQLSLPTQLGGDYDFSSLTQGMFGKR, from the exons AT GGGTCCAAGATGGGCGAGTGTaaatcttgggatttttatatgtatgCAATGCTCTGGAGTTCATAGAAGTCTTGGAGTACACATATCAAAG gtGAGATCTGCTACACTTGATACATGGCTACCAGATCAGATCGCATTTATACAGA GTATGGGAAATAAGAAATCAAATAGCTTTTGGGAAGCCGAGTTGCCTCCTAAATACGATAGAGTTGGGATTGAAAATTTCATTCGTGCAAA GTATGTAGACAAGAGATGGATTTCTCGAGATCAGAAAGTTGAAACTCATTTGAGTATAATACGAAAAGAGAATGTTCCACTTTATAAACCCGGGACCACAACTAAGGCCATCGTTCTTTTCCCTGAGCCAAAACAGACCCCTCAACTTTACAATTTGAACAAAACAACACCTCCTCTTCCTTCTTCTACAGTTGTTGACCAACAG GTCATTATACAACCAAAACAAATCGAACCCGAGTTTAAACCAGAGGAAAGTAAAGCTATTGTGGTTGTACCAGATCAAAAGGTTAATAATGACTATAATGCCACTGATCTTTTTGATATTCCCCCTGTCGATGCAAATGGCTTCAAACCTTCTTCTAGCAATGAGGATCCACAAGCAAAAACCCAAA CGTTAGACAATGATGCGAAGAAATCAAGTAACAAAGTGAAGTCCGAATTTGAGGATCTTTTTGATGGATTAGATTGGGTTGCCCAAGAACCTTGTACACAAGTAAAAAACGACACCATGAAACTTTTCGAAAAG TCAACTACAATACAACCGCTTCCGGTCCCGCAACAACAATATAAGGTGATGGGTAATCATCAAAATGGCACCAACGGTTTCCACCGTCTTCCAAATCAG CAAATCGGAAACATCAAATCTTCACAACCTATCGGGAATCCCGGTTTTTACACAACATCGAG TATGTATGGTGGAAGTCGAGTTGTCCCGAGTACAAAAACTTTAGGAGGAAGTAGACCGTCCACGACATCCGCGGGACAGCTAAGCCTTCCGACTCAATTAGGAGGTGATTACGACTTCTCGTCGTTAACACAAGGGATGTTTGGAAAACGATGa
- the LOC111892403 gene encoding ADP-ribosylation factor GTPase-activating protein AGD5 isoform X1, with product MNQKARVSKELNEKHRKILEGLLKLPENRECAECKSMGPRWASVNLGIFICMQCSGVHRSLGVHISKVRSATLDTWLPDQIAFIQSMGNKKSNSFWEAELPPKYDRVGIENFIRAKYVDKRWISRDQKVETHLSIIRKENVPLYKPGTTTKAIVLFPEPKQTPQLYNLNKTTPPLPSSTVVDQQVIIQPKQIEPEFKPEESKAIVVVPDQKVNNDYNATDLFDIPPVDANGFKPSSSNEDPQAKTQTLDNDAKKSSNKVKSEFEDLFDGLDWVAQEPCTQVKNDTMKLFEKSTTIQPLPVPQQQYKVMGNHQNGTNGFHRLPNQQIGNIKSSQPIGNPGFYTTSSMYGGSRVVPSTKTLGGSRPSTTSAGQLSLPTQLGGDYDFSSLTQGMFGKR from the exons ATGAATCAGAAAGCGCGCGTTAGTAAAGAGCTTAATGAAAAACACAGAAAG ATACTCGAGGGGTTACTTAAATTACCAGAGAACAGGGAATGTGCTGAATGCAAAAGCAT GGGTCCAAGATGGGCGAGTGTaaatcttgggatttttatatgtatgCAATGCTCTGGAGTTCATAGAAGTCTTGGAGTACACATATCAAAG gtGAGATCTGCTACACTTGATACATGGCTACCAGATCAGATCGCATTTATACAGA GTATGGGAAATAAGAAATCAAATAGCTTTTGGGAAGCCGAGTTGCCTCCTAAATACGATAGAGTTGGGATTGAAAATTTCATTCGTGCAAA GTATGTAGACAAGAGATGGATTTCTCGAGATCAGAAAGTTGAAACTCATTTGAGTATAATACGAAAAGAGAATGTTCCACTTTATAAACCCGGGACCACAACTAAGGCCATCGTTCTTTTCCCTGAGCCAAAACAGACCCCTCAACTTTACAATTTGAACAAAACAACACCTCCTCTTCCTTCTTCTACAGTTGTTGACCAACAG GTCATTATACAACCAAAACAAATCGAACCCGAGTTTAAACCAGAGGAAAGTAAAGCTATTGTGGTTGTACCAGATCAAAAGGTTAATAATGACTATAATGCCACTGATCTTTTTGATATTCCCCCTGTCGATGCAAATGGCTTCAAACCTTCTTCTAGCAATGAGGATCCACAAGCAAAAACCCAAA CGTTAGACAATGATGCGAAGAAATCAAGTAACAAAGTGAAGTCCGAATTTGAGGATCTTTTTGATGGATTAGATTGGGTTGCCCAAGAACCTTGTACACAAGTAAAAAACGACACCATGAAACTTTTCGAAAAG TCAACTACAATACAACCGCTTCCGGTCCCGCAACAACAATATAAGGTGATGGGTAATCATCAAAATGGCACCAACGGTTTCCACCGTCTTCCAAATCAG CAAATCGGAAACATCAAATCTTCACAACCTATCGGGAATCCCGGTTTTTACACAACATCGAG TATGTATGGTGGAAGTCGAGTTGTCCCGAGTACAAAAACTTTAGGAGGAAGTAGACCGTCCACGACATCCGCGGGACAGCTAAGCCTTCCGACTCAATTAGGAGGTGATTACGACTTCTCGTCGTTAACACAAGGGATGTTTGGAAAACGATGa